A window of the Garra rufa chromosome 10, GarRuf1.0, whole genome shotgun sequence genome harbors these coding sequences:
- the LOC141343772 gene encoding serine/threonine-protein kinase STK11-like, whose translation MQYAKEGGMLEYDPVKRFSIQRIRQHNWVRKKHPPSELPVPIPPSAETRDRWRSMTVVPYLEDLHGYAEEEEDDDELFDGEDDIIYTQDFTVPGQVPEDEEDEEEERAPERTCAVAKPVCVNGTESAALKPKSERRSSSSSNPSRKGVSAASKIRKLSTCKQQ comes from the exons ATGCAGtacgcaaaggagggag GGATGCTGGAATATGATCCTGTCAAGAGGTTTTCAATACAGCGCATCAGACAACACAA CTGGGTGCGTAAGAAACACCCTCCCTCTGAGCTGCCCGTCCCCATCCCACCCAGCGCAGAGACGCGCGACCGATGGCGGAGCATGACGGTGGTGCCGTACCTGGAGGATCTCCACGGTTAcgctgaggaggaggaggacgatGACGAGCTGTTCGATGGGGAGGATGACATCATATACACTCAGGACTTCACTGTACCAG GGCAGGTTCCGGAGGACGAGGAGGACGAGGAGGAAGAGCGTGCTCCGGAGCGCACCTGTGCCGTGGCCAAACCGGTGTGTGTGAACGGGACGGAGTCGGCCGCGCTGAAACCCAAATCGGAGCGGCGCTCCAGCTCTTCCTCCAACCCCTCCAGGAAGGGCGTCTCCGCCGCCAGCAAGATCCGCAAACTTTCCACCTGCAAGCAGCAATGA